One stretch of Plutella xylostella chromosome 15, ilPluXylo3.1, whole genome shotgun sequence DNA includes these proteins:
- the LOC105386735 gene encoding b(0,+)-type amino acid transporter 1 isoform X4, producing MLSSKEFLEGGTHEGGLVWRGCSTGLDAEDGAAGALGDGLNPGDKLEGSDAAADDPVHLKRRVGLFSGVALIVGTMIGSGIFVSPSGLLERTGSVGISFIIWMACGLLSLLGALAYAELGTMNTSSGAEYAYFMDAFGGPPAFLFSWVSTLVLKPSQMAIICLSFAKYAVEPFVSECEPPVSLVKLVAVISIVMILAVNCYSVNLATNVQNIFTAAKLVAIAIIVCGGAYKLILGNTRHLQEPNFASSTATFGNIATAFYTGLWAYDGWNNLNYVTEEIKNPSKNLPLSIIIGIPLVTLCYALVNVSYLAVMSVSEMTDSEAVAVTFGNRLLGPMAWLMPLAVTISTFGSANGTLFVAGRLCFAASREGHLLDILSYVHVRRFTPAPGLIFHSLIAVAMVLYGTIDSLIDFFSFTAWIFYGGAMLALIVMRYTKPHAPRPYKVPIVIPYLVLFVSTYLVVAPIIDKPEWEYLYAAAFILAGLLVYLPFVKWGYSLPFMDKITVFLQMVLEVVPTSTTFEY from the exons ATGTTATCATCAAAGGAATTCCTGGAAG GGGGCACACACGAAGGCGGACTGGTATGGCGCGGCTGCTCCACAGGCCTCGACGCCGAGGACGGCGCGGCGGGAGCGCTCGGCGATGGCCTCAACCCAGGAGACAAG CTGGAGGGGTCGGACGCAGCTGCGGACGACCCTGTTCACCTCAAGAGACGGGTGGGACTCTTCAGTGGGGTGGCTCTAATCGTCGGCACCATGATAG GATCTGGAATATTCGTGTCGCCCTCTGGGCTGCTGGAGCGGACGGGCTCAGTGGGCATCAGCTTCATCATATGGATGGCGTGTGGTCTGCTCTCTCTGTTAG GCGCATTGGCGTATGCGGAGCTGGGAACCATGAACACGTCCTCGGGCGCGGAGTACGCCTACTTCATGGACGCATTCGGGGGACCCCCGGCGTTCCTGTTCTCTTGG GTGTCGACGCTGGTGCTGAAGCCGTCGCAGATGGCCATCATCTGCCTGAGCTTCGCCAAGTACGCGGTGGAGCCGTTCGTGTCCGAGTGCGAGCCGCCCGTGTCGCTCGTCAAACTCGTCGCTGTCATCTCTATTG TGATGATTCTGGCAGTGAACTGCTACAGCGTGAACCTGGCCACCAACGTGCAGAACATCTTCACGGCCGCCAAGCTCGTCGCCATCGCCATTATCGTTTGTGGAGGagcttataaattgatattag GTAATACGCGACATTTACAGGAGCCAAACTTCGCCAGTAGCACGGCCACGTTCGGCAACATCGCCACCGCCTTCTACACGGGCCTGTGGGCCTACGACGGCTGGAACAACCTCAACTATGTCACGGAGGAAATTAAGAATCCGTCTAA GAACCTGCCACTAAGTATAATAATCGGCATCCCGCTCGTCACTCTCTGCTACGCGCTCGTGAACGTGTCGTACCTGGCGGTGATGTCGGTCAGTGAGATGACGGACAGCGAGGCGGTGGCGGTGACGTTCGGCAACCGCCTGCTCGGGCCCATGGCCTGGCTGATGCCGCTGGCGGTCACGATATCGACGTTTGGGTCGGCAAACGGCACGCTATTTGTTGCTGGAAG GTTGTGCTTCGCGGCGTCGCGGGAGGGGCACCTGCTGGACATCCTGTCGTACGTGCACGTGCGCCGCTTCACGCCCGCGCCCGGACTCATATTCCAC TCGCTGATAGCGGTAGCGATGGTGCTGTACGGGACCATCGACTCGCTGATCGACTTCTTCTCGTTCACGGCGTGGATCTTCTACGGCGGCGCGATGCTGGCGCTGATAGTCATGCGCTACACCAAGCCGCATGCGCCTAGGCCTTACAAG GTGCCGATAGTGATCCCGTACCTGGTCCTCTTCGTCTCCACATACCTGGTGGTGGCGCCCATCATAGACAAGCCGGAGTGGGAGTACCTGTACGCGGCCGCCTTCATCCTCGCCGGCCTGCTGGTGTACCTGCCCTTCGTCAAGTGGGGGTACTCGCTGCCGTTCATGG atAAGATAACAGTTTTTCTTCAAATGGTGCTGGAGGTGGTTCCGACATCAACAACTTTCGAATATTAG
- the LOC105386735 gene encoding b(0,+)-type amino acid transporter 1 isoform X2, which yields MHHHGQPPRNAPNGGTHEGGLVWRGCSTGLDAEDGAAGALGDGLNPGDKLEGSDAAADDPVHLKRRVGLFSGVALIVGTMIGSGIFVSPSGLLERTGSVGISFIIWMACGLLSLLGALAYAELGTMNTSSGAEYAYFMDAFGGPPAFLFSWVSTLVLKPSQMAIICLSFAKYAVEPFVSECEPPVSLVKLVAVISIVMILAVNCYSVNLATNVQNIFTAAKLVAIAIIVCGGAYKLILGNTRHLQEPNFASSTATFGNIATAFYTGLWAYDGWNNLNYVTEEIKNPSKNLPLSIIIGIPLVTLCYALVNVSYLAVMSVSEMTDSEAVAVTFGNRLLGPMAWLMPLAVTISTFGSANGTLFVAGRLCFAASREGHLLDILSYVHVRRFTPAPGLIFHSLIAVAMVLYGTIDSLIDFFSFTAWIFYGGAMLALIVMRYTKPHAPRPYKVPIVIPYLVLFVSTYLVVAPIIDKPEWEYLYAAAFILAGLLVYLPFVKWGYSLPFMDKITVFLQMVLEVVPTSTTFEY from the exons GGGGCACACACGAAGGCGGACTGGTATGGCGCGGCTGCTCCACAGGCCTCGACGCCGAGGACGGCGCGGCGGGAGCGCTCGGCGATGGCCTCAACCCAGGAGACAAG CTGGAGGGGTCGGACGCAGCTGCGGACGACCCTGTTCACCTCAAGAGACGGGTGGGACTCTTCAGTGGGGTGGCTCTAATCGTCGGCACCATGATAG GATCTGGAATATTCGTGTCGCCCTCTGGGCTGCTGGAGCGGACGGGCTCAGTGGGCATCAGCTTCATCATATGGATGGCGTGTGGTCTGCTCTCTCTGTTAG GCGCATTGGCGTATGCGGAGCTGGGAACCATGAACACGTCCTCGGGCGCGGAGTACGCCTACTTCATGGACGCATTCGGGGGACCCCCGGCGTTCCTGTTCTCTTGG GTGTCGACGCTGGTGCTGAAGCCGTCGCAGATGGCCATCATCTGCCTGAGCTTCGCCAAGTACGCGGTGGAGCCGTTCGTGTCCGAGTGCGAGCCGCCCGTGTCGCTCGTCAAACTCGTCGCTGTCATCTCTATTG TGATGATTCTGGCAGTGAACTGCTACAGCGTGAACCTGGCCACCAACGTGCAGAACATCTTCACGGCCGCCAAGCTCGTCGCCATCGCCATTATCGTTTGTGGAGGagcttataaattgatattag GTAATACGCGACATTTACAGGAGCCAAACTTCGCCAGTAGCACGGCCACGTTCGGCAACATCGCCACCGCCTTCTACACGGGCCTGTGGGCCTACGACGGCTGGAACAACCTCAACTATGTCACGGAGGAAATTAAGAATCCGTCTAA GAACCTGCCACTAAGTATAATAATCGGCATCCCGCTCGTCACTCTCTGCTACGCGCTCGTGAACGTGTCGTACCTGGCGGTGATGTCGGTCAGTGAGATGACGGACAGCGAGGCGGTGGCGGTGACGTTCGGCAACCGCCTGCTCGGGCCCATGGCCTGGCTGATGCCGCTGGCGGTCACGATATCGACGTTTGGGTCGGCAAACGGCACGCTATTTGTTGCTGGAAG GTTGTGCTTCGCGGCGTCGCGGGAGGGGCACCTGCTGGACATCCTGTCGTACGTGCACGTGCGCCGCTTCACGCCCGCGCCCGGACTCATATTCCAC TCGCTGATAGCGGTAGCGATGGTGCTGTACGGGACCATCGACTCGCTGATCGACTTCTTCTCGTTCACGGCGTGGATCTTCTACGGCGGCGCGATGCTGGCGCTGATAGTCATGCGCTACACCAAGCCGCATGCGCCTAGGCCTTACAAG GTGCCGATAGTGATCCCGTACCTGGTCCTCTTCGTCTCCACATACCTGGTGGTGGCGCCCATCATAGACAAGCCGGAGTGGGAGTACCTGTACGCGGCCGCCTTCATCCTCGCCGGCCTGCTGGTGTACCTGCCCTTCGTCAAGTGGGGGTACTCGCTGCCGTTCATGG atAAGATAACAGTTTTTCTTCAAATGGTGCTGGAGGTGGTTCCGACATCAACAACTTTCGAATATTAG
- the LOC105386735 gene encoding b(0,+)-type amino acid transporter 1 isoform X3 produces MSNKINLEKEKILWGTHEGGLVWRGCSTGLDAEDGAAGALGDGLNPGDKLEGSDAAADDPVHLKRRVGLFSGVALIVGTMIGSGIFVSPSGLLERTGSVGISFIIWMACGLLSLLGALAYAELGTMNTSSGAEYAYFMDAFGGPPAFLFSWVSTLVLKPSQMAIICLSFAKYAVEPFVSECEPPVSLVKLVAVISIVMILAVNCYSVNLATNVQNIFTAAKLVAIAIIVCGGAYKLILGNTRHLQEPNFASSTATFGNIATAFYTGLWAYDGWNNLNYVTEEIKNPSKNLPLSIIIGIPLVTLCYALVNVSYLAVMSVSEMTDSEAVAVTFGNRLLGPMAWLMPLAVTISTFGSANGTLFVAGRLCFAASREGHLLDILSYVHVRRFTPAPGLIFHSLIAVAMVLYGTIDSLIDFFSFTAWIFYGGAMLALIVMRYTKPHAPRPYKVPIVIPYLVLFVSTYLVVAPIIDKPEWEYLYAAAFILAGLLVYLPFVKWGYSLPFMDKITVFLQMVLEVVPTSTTFEY; encoded by the exons atgtcaaataaaataaatttggaaaaagaaaaaatattgt GGGGCACACACGAAGGCGGACTGGTATGGCGCGGCTGCTCCACAGGCCTCGACGCCGAGGACGGCGCGGCGGGAGCGCTCGGCGATGGCCTCAACCCAGGAGACAAG CTGGAGGGGTCGGACGCAGCTGCGGACGACCCTGTTCACCTCAAGAGACGGGTGGGACTCTTCAGTGGGGTGGCTCTAATCGTCGGCACCATGATAG GATCTGGAATATTCGTGTCGCCCTCTGGGCTGCTGGAGCGGACGGGCTCAGTGGGCATCAGCTTCATCATATGGATGGCGTGTGGTCTGCTCTCTCTGTTAG GCGCATTGGCGTATGCGGAGCTGGGAACCATGAACACGTCCTCGGGCGCGGAGTACGCCTACTTCATGGACGCATTCGGGGGACCCCCGGCGTTCCTGTTCTCTTGG GTGTCGACGCTGGTGCTGAAGCCGTCGCAGATGGCCATCATCTGCCTGAGCTTCGCCAAGTACGCGGTGGAGCCGTTCGTGTCCGAGTGCGAGCCGCCCGTGTCGCTCGTCAAACTCGTCGCTGTCATCTCTATTG TGATGATTCTGGCAGTGAACTGCTACAGCGTGAACCTGGCCACCAACGTGCAGAACATCTTCACGGCCGCCAAGCTCGTCGCCATCGCCATTATCGTTTGTGGAGGagcttataaattgatattag GTAATACGCGACATTTACAGGAGCCAAACTTCGCCAGTAGCACGGCCACGTTCGGCAACATCGCCACCGCCTTCTACACGGGCCTGTGGGCCTACGACGGCTGGAACAACCTCAACTATGTCACGGAGGAAATTAAGAATCCGTCTAA GAACCTGCCACTAAGTATAATAATCGGCATCCCGCTCGTCACTCTCTGCTACGCGCTCGTGAACGTGTCGTACCTGGCGGTGATGTCGGTCAGTGAGATGACGGACAGCGAGGCGGTGGCGGTGACGTTCGGCAACCGCCTGCTCGGGCCCATGGCCTGGCTGATGCCGCTGGCGGTCACGATATCGACGTTTGGGTCGGCAAACGGCACGCTATTTGTTGCTGGAAG GTTGTGCTTCGCGGCGTCGCGGGAGGGGCACCTGCTGGACATCCTGTCGTACGTGCACGTGCGCCGCTTCACGCCCGCGCCCGGACTCATATTCCAC TCGCTGATAGCGGTAGCGATGGTGCTGTACGGGACCATCGACTCGCTGATCGACTTCTTCTCGTTCACGGCGTGGATCTTCTACGGCGGCGCGATGCTGGCGCTGATAGTCATGCGCTACACCAAGCCGCATGCGCCTAGGCCTTACAAG GTGCCGATAGTGATCCCGTACCTGGTCCTCTTCGTCTCCACATACCTGGTGGTGGCGCCCATCATAGACAAGCCGGAGTGGGAGTACCTGTACGCGGCCGCCTTCATCCTCGCCGGCCTGCTGGTGTACCTGCCCTTCGTCAAGTGGGGGTACTCGCTGCCGTTCATGG atAAGATAACAGTTTTTCTTCAAATGGTGCTGGAGGTGGTTCCGACATCAACAACTTTCGAATATTAG
- the LOC105386735 gene encoding b(0,+)-type amino acid transporter 1 isoform X1, translated as MQGPLSALLRAADPAETHDTDKLHNGHNGITPVLVFSGEGGTHEGGLVWRGCSTGLDAEDGAAGALGDGLNPGDKLEGSDAAADDPVHLKRRVGLFSGVALIVGTMIGSGIFVSPSGLLERTGSVGISFIIWMACGLLSLLGALAYAELGTMNTSSGAEYAYFMDAFGGPPAFLFSWVSTLVLKPSQMAIICLSFAKYAVEPFVSECEPPVSLVKLVAVISIVMILAVNCYSVNLATNVQNIFTAAKLVAIAIIVCGGAYKLILGNTRHLQEPNFASSTATFGNIATAFYTGLWAYDGWNNLNYVTEEIKNPSKNLPLSIIIGIPLVTLCYALVNVSYLAVMSVSEMTDSEAVAVTFGNRLLGPMAWLMPLAVTISTFGSANGTLFVAGRLCFAASREGHLLDILSYVHVRRFTPAPGLIFHSLIAVAMVLYGTIDSLIDFFSFTAWIFYGGAMLALIVMRYTKPHAPRPYKVPIVIPYLVLFVSTYLVVAPIIDKPEWEYLYAAAFILAGLLVYLPFVKWGYSLPFMDKITVFLQMVLEVVPTSTTFEY; from the exons ATGCAGGGCCCGCTGTCTGCGCTGCTGCGCGCGGCCGACCCCGCCGAGACTCACGACACCGACAAACTTCACAATGGTCACAATGGCATCACTCCTGTACTGGTCTTCTCTGGTGAAG GGGGCACACACGAAGGCGGACTGGTATGGCGCGGCTGCTCCACAGGCCTCGACGCCGAGGACGGCGCGGCGGGAGCGCTCGGCGATGGCCTCAACCCAGGAGACAAG CTGGAGGGGTCGGACGCAGCTGCGGACGACCCTGTTCACCTCAAGAGACGGGTGGGACTCTTCAGTGGGGTGGCTCTAATCGTCGGCACCATGATAG GATCTGGAATATTCGTGTCGCCCTCTGGGCTGCTGGAGCGGACGGGCTCAGTGGGCATCAGCTTCATCATATGGATGGCGTGTGGTCTGCTCTCTCTGTTAG GCGCATTGGCGTATGCGGAGCTGGGAACCATGAACACGTCCTCGGGCGCGGAGTACGCCTACTTCATGGACGCATTCGGGGGACCCCCGGCGTTCCTGTTCTCTTGG GTGTCGACGCTGGTGCTGAAGCCGTCGCAGATGGCCATCATCTGCCTGAGCTTCGCCAAGTACGCGGTGGAGCCGTTCGTGTCCGAGTGCGAGCCGCCCGTGTCGCTCGTCAAACTCGTCGCTGTCATCTCTATTG TGATGATTCTGGCAGTGAACTGCTACAGCGTGAACCTGGCCACCAACGTGCAGAACATCTTCACGGCCGCCAAGCTCGTCGCCATCGCCATTATCGTTTGTGGAGGagcttataaattgatattag GTAATACGCGACATTTACAGGAGCCAAACTTCGCCAGTAGCACGGCCACGTTCGGCAACATCGCCACCGCCTTCTACACGGGCCTGTGGGCCTACGACGGCTGGAACAACCTCAACTATGTCACGGAGGAAATTAAGAATCCGTCTAA GAACCTGCCACTAAGTATAATAATCGGCATCCCGCTCGTCACTCTCTGCTACGCGCTCGTGAACGTGTCGTACCTGGCGGTGATGTCGGTCAGTGAGATGACGGACAGCGAGGCGGTGGCGGTGACGTTCGGCAACCGCCTGCTCGGGCCCATGGCCTGGCTGATGCCGCTGGCGGTCACGATATCGACGTTTGGGTCGGCAAACGGCACGCTATTTGTTGCTGGAAG GTTGTGCTTCGCGGCGTCGCGGGAGGGGCACCTGCTGGACATCCTGTCGTACGTGCACGTGCGCCGCTTCACGCCCGCGCCCGGACTCATATTCCAC TCGCTGATAGCGGTAGCGATGGTGCTGTACGGGACCATCGACTCGCTGATCGACTTCTTCTCGTTCACGGCGTGGATCTTCTACGGCGGCGCGATGCTGGCGCTGATAGTCATGCGCTACACCAAGCCGCATGCGCCTAGGCCTTACAAG GTGCCGATAGTGATCCCGTACCTGGTCCTCTTCGTCTCCACATACCTGGTGGTGGCGCCCATCATAGACAAGCCGGAGTGGGAGTACCTGTACGCGGCCGCCTTCATCCTCGCCGGCCTGCTGGTGTACCTGCCCTTCGTCAAGTGGGGGTACTCGCTGCCGTTCATGG atAAGATAACAGTTTTTCTTCAAATGGTGCTGGAGGTGGTTCCGACATCAACAACTTTCGAATATTAG